The following are encoded together in the Magnetospirillum gryphiswaldense MSR-1 v2 genome:
- a CDS encoding TRAP transporter small permease subunit: MTLLLKLSGLIDRLNTMVGKSVCWLILLAVIVSSGNAVIRYAFNASSNAWLEVQWYLFSAVFLLAAGYTLLRNEHIRIDVLSSGLSQRAQAWIDILGGLFFLFPMAIMIMWLSIPIFVDSFVTMEHSSDAGGLIRWPAKLLIPVGFALLVLQGLSEIIKRAAFLSGHIDSYGAPAAGHHGGAKE, translated from the coding sequence ATGACGCTGCTGCTGAAACTCAGCGGCCTGATCGACCGTCTGAATACGATGGTCGGCAAGTCGGTATGTTGGCTGATCCTGCTGGCGGTCATCGTCAGTTCGGGTAACGCCGTGATCCGTTATGCGTTCAACGCCAGTTCCAACGCATGGCTTGAAGTCCAGTGGTATTTGTTCTCGGCAGTGTTCCTGCTGGCTGCGGGCTACACCTTGCTCCGCAATGAACATATCCGCATCGACGTGCTCAGCAGCGGGCTCAGTCAGCGGGCTCAGGCCTGGATCGACATTCTGGGGGGCCTGTTCTTCCTATTCCCCATGGCGATCATGATCATGTGGCTGTCGATCCCCATCTTCGTCGATTCGTTCGTCACCATGGAACATTCCAGCGATGCCGGCGGCTTGATCCGCTGGCCAGCCAAACTGCTGATCCCGGTGGGCTTCGCCTTGCTGGTGCTGCAAGGCTTGTCGGAAATCATCAAGCGCGCAGCCTTCCTGAGCGGACATATTGACTCATACGGCGCCCCTGCCGCCGGCCATCACGGAGGGGCCAAGGAATGA